One Phycisphaerae bacterium RAS2 DNA window includes the following coding sequences:
- the yrrB_8 gene encoding TPR repeat-containing protein YrrB translates to MPLLVIAVGIAAYWNSFAGVFIFDDEHAIVRNRYIKSLWPLTDAMSAPPQSSVSGRPIVALTLAVNYALGGLNPWGYHLFNLVVHLFTGLALYGVALETFRRGENESGNETKYGIKLKGTGNSEQSTERFEASRRTEHWPLTPDHSPVLAGIVAMIWLVHPLQTESVTYIIQRAEAVMGLFYFATLYFAIRAMATSRPIGWQLAAVLACALGMASKEVMATAPILVALYDRVFVSSTWREVFARRKGFYAALFGTWIILGAIVAGAPRSDSAGFGLTEMTPVTYMLMQFNAVLLYLRLSFWPATLCLDYWAPPIDSRGEALAQGALIAVLLAGTFWLLARRPRIGYWCFWTFAVLAPTSTFIPIADPIFEHRMYVPLAGLVMAAVACCHGWFRRLPTSQARTVGLALAVVTILALTARTVARNRDYHDAKVMWEKVLAYRPRNPRAWANLSEIHLQRGDPAAALAACERAFEVAPHYHDAYKHLARSLVEMGRVPEAIETYQRALRDKPGDYQVLTNLGEALVRVGRNEEALDAFKKAIVANGAEPLPHFNLGRTLQMLGRAGECIEPYRACLAIEPDHRDALANLAAALGAVGKLDESEAQFAELLRRFPDDAAILYSRAVARARGGKRDAAMEDYRRVVALDAKHADARCNLGVLLKDAGRTDEAIAMFQSAIAADARHVPSLYNLGATYATLQRYADAVAAFDAALKIDPNHPPSRQALAATRALMNAGKPGG, encoded by the coding sequence ATGCCGCTTCTGGTGATCGCCGTCGGCATCGCCGCATACTGGAACAGCTTCGCGGGCGTGTTCATCTTCGACGACGAGCACGCCATCGTGCGAAACCGGTACATCAAATCGCTCTGGCCGCTGACCGATGCGATGTCGGCTCCACCACAGTCCAGCGTCTCGGGCAGGCCGATCGTGGCGCTGACGCTTGCGGTGAATTACGCCCTGGGTGGACTGAATCCGTGGGGCTACCACCTGTTCAACCTGGTCGTGCACTTGTTCACGGGGCTGGCGCTGTATGGCGTTGCGCTGGAGACGTTCCGGCGCGGAGAGAATGAATCAGGGAATGAAACCAAGTACGGAATCAAGCTGAAGGGAACAGGGAACAGTGAGCAGAGTACAGAGAGATTCGAGGCAAGCCGTCGTACTGAACACTGGCCACTGACCCCTGACCACTCCCCTGTACTGGCCGGCATCGTCGCGATGATCTGGCTGGTGCATCCGCTTCAAACGGAAAGCGTCACCTACATCATTCAACGAGCCGAAGCAGTCATGGGGCTGTTCTACTTCGCGACGCTTTACTTCGCGATTCGCGCCATGGCAACCTCCCGCCCAATCGGCTGGCAGCTTGCGGCGGTCCTCGCGTGCGCATTGGGCATGGCCAGCAAGGAGGTCATGGCGACCGCGCCGATCCTCGTCGCGCTCTACGATCGCGTTTTTGTGTCTTCAACGTGGCGCGAAGTCTTCGCCCGGCGCAAGGGCTTCTACGCCGCGCTCTTCGGCACCTGGATCATCCTCGGCGCGATCGTGGCCGGCGCGCCGCGCTCCGACTCCGCCGGTTTCGGCCTGACGGAGATGACGCCCGTCACCTACATGCTGATGCAGTTCAACGCCGTGCTGTTGTACCTGCGTCTTTCGTTCTGGCCCGCGACGCTCTGCCTCGACTACTGGGCGCCGCCCATCGACTCGCGCGGCGAAGCCCTCGCACAGGGCGCGCTGATCGCCGTCCTGCTCGCGGGAACGTTCTGGCTGCTCGCGCGGCGGCCGCGCATCGGCTACTGGTGCTTCTGGACTTTCGCCGTGCTCGCGCCGACTTCCACGTTCATCCCGATCGCCGACCCGATCTTCGAACACCGCATGTACGTGCCGCTCGCGGGACTGGTGATGGCGGCGGTGGCGTGCTGCCACGGCTGGTTTCGGCGACTGCCGACGTCGCAAGCGAGAACGGTCGGCCTGGCTCTCGCCGTAGTCACGATTCTCGCGCTCACGGCGCGCACGGTCGCTCGCAATCGCGATTATCACGACGCGAAAGTGATGTGGGAAAAGGTGCTGGCGTATCGCCCGCGCAACCCCCGCGCGTGGGCCAACTTGAGCGAAATCCACCTCCAGCGCGGCGATCCCGCGGCGGCACTGGCCGCATGCGAACGCGCGTTTGAAGTCGCCCCGCACTATCACGATGCGTACAAGCACCTGGCGCGCAGCCTCGTCGAGATGGGCCGCGTCCCCGAAGCCATCGAGACCTACCAGCGCGCGCTGCGCGACAAGCCCGGCGATTACCAGGTGCTGACCAATCTCGGCGAGGCGCTGGTCCGCGTCGGCCGCAACGAGGAGGCGCTCGACGCCTTCAAGAAGGCCATCGTTGCGAACGGGGCGGAGCCGTTGCCGCATTTCAATCTCGGTCGCACGCTGCAGATGCTGGGGCGCGCGGGCGAGTGCATCGAGCCGTATCGCGCCTGCCTCGCCATCGAGCCGGATCATCGCGACGCGCTGGCCAATCTCGCCGCCGCGCTGGGCGCGGTCGGGAAACTCGACGAGAGCGAGGCCCAGTTCGCCGAATTGCTGCGCCGATTTCCCGACGATGCCGCCATTCTGTACAGCCGCGCGGTCGCGCGTGCGCGCGGCGGCAAGCGCGACGCAGCGATGGAAGACTACCGCCGCGTCGTCGCGCTGGATGCCAAACATGCCGACGCGCGATGCAATCTGGGCGTGCTGCTGAAGGACGCCGGCCGCACCGATGAAGCCATCGCCATGTTTCAGTCTGCCATCGCCGCGGACGCCCGCCACGTTCCCTCGCTGTACAATCTTGGCGCGACGTACGCAACACTCCAGCGCTATGCCGATGCCGTCGCGGCCTTCGACGCGGCACTGAAGATCGATCCGAACCACCCGCCCAGCCGCCAGGCGCTGGCCGCCACGCGCGCGTTGATGAACGCTGGTAAACCGGGCGGATAG